A single region of the Podospora pseudopauciseta strain CBS 411.78 chromosome 1, whole genome shotgun sequence genome encodes:
- a CDS encoding hypothetical protein (EggNog:ENOG503P0NX) has protein sequence MRLTSPRSGLLTAALLALFETAKGHSWPESTRRIATNGTFIGEEGFDRAHIDRENPREQFDYLLPPNGLSTGKLIMYDHPIVRKSQGPLGSSSYSEKFPMLKVAPGDFVSIFYLENGHVTRADGANPNKPINRGTIYLYGTYENDLSKTTLTDVLHTWTADGKGGNGKGRLLATRNYDDGQCHEPIPATGDPEGISRYRKDEITQSEALRCQSDLQIPLDAKPGDVLTVLWIWDWPDMNKPGAAVPPASFHANSSDFGEYFVTVPEIYTGVVDYKIVDPCDDSLGAVKGPTCSKGGKSSSPFSGILNSKKRFRNRVKFDSKQPAEFRGIQRQMVQPFMVKVPQAGFGGSNRSSAKFFPGTREGRVSVDKANIPLAGLIGKETKPPVPFSMEILDGQRRYLEEEAVPEDDDDEEEEEEEEENDGPAPPTSIVAPTQTQTTPASSPTVPTPTDGADSSSIAPKPTEGTETIAPSPSSSLEASTTSPKPTDGAGSNPGREDGVFYVTVTVPTSFVTVTVPKTATASTATATATASQEV, from the coding sequence ATGAGGTTAACATCGCCAAGAAGCGGTCTCTTGACCGCAGcactcctcgccctcttcgaGACAGCAAAAGGCCACTCCTGGCCAGAATCGACCCGTCGTATCGCTACTAACGGTACCTTCATCGGCGAGGAGGGCTTCGACAGAGCTCATATTGATCGGGAGAACCCCAGAGAGCAATTCGATTacctccttcccccaaaTGGCTTATCGACGGGAAAGCTCATCATGTACGACCACCCCATCGTCAGGAAAAGCCAAGGCCCACTCGGCAGCTCAAGCTACTCTGAAAAGTTTCCTATGCTCAAGGTAGCTCCTGGTGACTTTGTCTCCATCTTTTACCTCGAGAACGGCCACGTCACCAGAGCTGATGgcgccaaccccaacaagccTATCAACCGCGGCACTATCTACCTCTATGGCACATACGAGAACGATCTTTCCAAAACAACCCTGACCGATGTCCTCCACACCTGGACCGCCGATGGCAAAGGTGGTAACGGAAAGGGCCGTCTTCTCGCCACCCGCAACTACGACGACGGCCAGTGCCACGAGCCTATTCCAGCTACTGGCGACCCGGAAGGCATTTCCAGGTACCGCAAGGACGAAATCACCCAGTCCGAGGCCCTGAGATGCCAGTCCGACCTTCAAATCCCCCTCGACGCCAAGCCGGGCGATGTTCTCACCGTGCTCTGGATCTGGGACTGGCCCGACATGAACAAGCCCGGCGCTGCCGTCCCCCCAGCTAGCTTCCACGCCAATTCTTCCGACTTTGGAGAGTACTTTGTCACCGTTCCCGAGATCTACACCGGCGTCGTCGACTACAAGATTGTCGACCCCTGCGACGACTCCCTGGGTGCGGTCAAAGGGCCCACCTGCAGTAAGGGCGGcaagtcctcctccccctttagCGGTATCCTCAACAGCAAGAAGCGTTTCCGCAACAGGGTCAAATTTGACTCGAAGCAGCCGGCCGAGTTCCGTGGTATCCAGAGGCAGATGGTCCAGCCGTTTATGGTGAAGGTACCCCAGGCTGGGTTCGGCGGTAGCAACAGGTCCTCGGCAAAGTTCTTTCCTGGCACAcgagaggggagggtgagcgTCGACAAGGCGAATATTCCACTTGCGGGGCTGATCGGGAAGGAGACTAAGCCGCCGGTGCCGTTTTCGATGGAGATTTTGGACGGGCAGAGGAGGTatcttgaggaggaggcggtgcctgaggatgatgatgatgaggaggaggaggaggaggaggaggagaatgacGGACCGGCGCCGCCGACCTCTATTGTGGCTCCCACTCAGACCCAGACAACACCGGCTTCTTCCCCGACGGTACCAACACCTACGGATGGAGCTGATTCTTCTTCTATCGCGCCAAAGCCTACGGAGGGGACTGAGACTATTGCTCCCAGCCCATCAAGCAGTCTTGAAGCTAGcaccacatcaccaaaaccaacagATGGTGCTGGCTCCAATCCAGGCAGGGAAGACGGCGTCTTCTACGTCACCGTGACTGTACCCACGAGCTTCGTGACAGTGACAGTTCCCAAGACGGCGACtgcctccaccgccaccgccacagccacagccagtCAGGAGGTGTAa
- the cyp3 gene encoding Peptidyl-prolyl cis-trans isomerase-like 1 (COG:O; EggNog:ENOG503P1UU), protein MPPTVVPASGNPLVFFDITLGGEPLGRITFELFANVVPRTAENFRQFCTGEHKNNQNRPQGYKGSKFHRIIPNFMCQGGDFLNGDGTGSTCIYGTKSFADENFTLKHDKAGLLSMANAGPNTNGSQFFITTVPTPFLDNKHVVFGQVVDGMDVVKKMENTKTGYKGKDVPNLDVVIAQCGEM, encoded by the exons ATGCCGCCTACTGTAGTCCCAGCGTCGGGGAATCCCCT CGTCTTCTTCGACATCACTCTTGGCG GTGAACCCCTCGGCCGCATCACCTTCGAACTCTTTGCCAATGTGGTCCCCAGGACAGCCGAGAACTTCCGCCAGTTCTGCACCGGCGAGCACAAGAACAACCAAAACCGGCCCCAGGGCTACAAGGGTTCCAAGTTCCACAGAATCATCCCCAATTTCATGTGCCAGGGCGGTGACTTCCTCAATGGGGATGGCACCGGGTCGACGTGTATCTACGGGACCAAGTCCTTTGCGGATGAGAATTTTACGCTGAAGCATGATAAGGCTGGGTTGTTGAGTATGGCT AACGCAGGGCCAAATACAAACGGCAGCCAGTTCTTCATCACGACGGTGCCAACGCCATTTTTGGACAACAAGCATGTGGTGTTTgggcaggtggtggatgggatggatgtggTCAAGAAAATGGAGAATACGAAAACGGGATACAAGGGGAAGGATGTGCCGAACCTGGACGTGGTTATCGCTCAGTGTGGAGAGATGTAG
- the FCY21 gene encoding Purine-cytosine permease fcy21 (EggNog:ENOG503NV60; COG:P), translating into MRVSWPYAVIPFTTLPVPLSHLCKVPSLQSSFPEYQNTYICKVATLGCPVLSSSEDFPLYSYILSRACVLRLPAVSKFSWCIYPLYFCSNSNTMGLSTFPPQSKTDIESYTHEKIRASDTGDEGFITASSSREGVVLESDKSWFFSRLQRFAGSYGVEERGVERVPEDERRDTRASKMGGVWLAANMGMPTFALGAVAVPIFGLGFVDAALIIVLVNILGVLPVCFFALFGPKFGLRQIILSRFWFGHYAVKLIAIFQIITCLGWASVNAIVGAQLLKAVNPDIPGWAGILIVSLATLIICLLGYKAVHFYERYAWIPCFVVFLVVMGAFIKSGEFDSLLPLATGPSERGAVLSYIGAVFGFAVGWSAYSADYSVYQPSTRSTRSTFLWVFSGLTFPLIFVMLLGAAISTALVKNEEYQKHYENAGVGGLMAAVLTPNVEPGFDKACLILVALSIIATNCPNIYSVSFSLQALARQTQQVPRFVWTIFGTAVYVGIGIPGYNLFETWLETFVLSTGYWLSIYIAIALVEHFLFRGGLRGFSGYDVGDIHKPELLPPGFAAIASCLVGVVGVALGMSQEWYTGVIARLCGGEGHGADVGVWLGFAFTFITYIPLRAVEGSCFGR; encoded by the exons ATGCGTGTCTCTTGGCCTTATGCAGTGATtcccttcaccaccttgcCTGTCCCTCTTTCCCACCTTTGCAAAGTTCCTTCCCTGCAGAGTTCTTTTCCTGAATATCAGAATACATATATCTGCAAGGTAGCTACGTTAGGTTGCCCTGTGCTTTCCAGTTCTGAGGACTTCCCCTTGTATTCTTACATCCTTTCCAGGGCCTGTGTTCTTAGACTACCGGCAGTATCTAAGTTTTCCTGGTGTATTTATCCACTATATTTTTGTTCGAATAGCAACACAATGGGCCTGTCCACATTTCCACCGCAGTCGAAAACGGACATCGAAAGTTACACCCACGAAAAGATCCGCGCATCAGACACCGGTGATGAAGGTTTCATCACCGCTTCCAGCAGCAGAGAAGGTGTTGTCCTTGAAAGCGACAAGAGCTGGTTCTTTTCTAGGCTTCAAAGGTTTGCCGGTAGTTATGGCGTGGAAGAGCGGGGTGTTGAGCGGGTGCCGGAGGATGAGAGGAGAGATACAAGGGCTTCCAAGATGGGCGGCGTG TGGCTGGCAGCCAACATGGGGATGCCTACTTTTGCTCTGGGGGCCGTGGCCGTGCCAATCTTTGGACTGGGCTTTGTGGATGCCGCGTTGATTATTGTACTCGTCAACATACTCGGAGTTCTCCCCGTTTGCTTCTTTGCACTTTTTGGGCCAAAGTTTGGGTTAAGACAGATTATTCTGTCCAGGTTTTGGTTTGGACATTATGCGGTCAAACTTA TCGCGATATTTCAGATTATCACCTGTCTTGGGTGGGCATCTGTCAATGCCATCGTTGGAGCTCAGCTGTTGAAGGCCGTCAACCCTGATATTCCCGGCTGGGCCGGGATTCTCATTGTGTCTTTGGCAACGCTGATTATCTGCTTGTTGGGTTACAAAGCTGTTCACTTTTACGAACGGTACGCGTGGATTCCGTGCTTTGTGGTTTTTCTTGTTGTCATGGGAGCGTTCATAAAATCCGGAGAGTTCGACAGCCTCCTGCCTCTGGCCACGGGGCCAAGTGAGAGGGGAGCTGTTCTTTCATACATCGGAGCTGTCTTTGGGTTTGCTGTCGGTTGGTCGGCATACTCGGCTGATTATAGTGTCTATCAGCCCTCGACACGATCAACCAGGTCTACCTTTCTCTGGGTGTTTTCTGGGCTGACGTTTCCTCTTATATTTGTCATGCTCCTCGGGGCTGCTATTTCTACGGCTCTGGTCAAGAATGAGGAATACCAAAAGCACTATGAGAACGCAGGTGTTGGAGGTCTCATGGCGGCTGTGTTGACGCCGAATGTTGAACCTGGGTTTGACAAGGCCTGTCTTATCCTGGTGGCGCTCTCGATCATTGCGACCAACTGCCCCAATATCTATTCGGTCTCATTCTCGTTGCAGGCATTGGCGAGACAGACTCAGCAAGTGCCGCGCTTCGTGTGGACTATCTTTGGGACGGCAGTGTATGTTGGGATTGGTATTCCTGGGTACAACCTCTTCGAAACCTGGCTCGAGACATTCGTGTTGAGCACGGGATATTGGCTTTCGATCTATATTGCCATTGCCCTTGTGGAACACTTTTTATTCCGCGGAGGATTACGTGGATTTTCAGGGTATGATGTGGGGGATATTCACAAGCCAGAGCTTTTACCACCGGGGTTCGCAGCCATTGCTTCTTGCCTGGTTGGCGTTGTGGGTGTTGCTCTGGGGATGTCTCAGGAATGGTACACGGGGGTGATTGCTAGGTTGTGTGGCGGGGAGGGGCACGGCGCTGATGTGGGTGTTTGGCTGGGTTTTGCTTTTACTTTCATCACATATATTCCTCTGAGGGCTGTTGAAGGGAGTTGTTTTGGGAGATGA